The genomic interval GGATTTGCCACTGTGGCTCTTGTCATGGTGGTGGTCGCCACCTGAAGAGTCCGAGCGGCCATCGTCTCGATCACGCCGGGCTTGATACTCCGCCTGCCGCTGGCGCTCCTCTTCCTCGCGCTTCCTCCTTTGCTGCTCCTGGAAATGCTGCTGTGCCTGACGCTCATGCTTCTGAAAACACATGTACAACAGCAATGAATCCAGCTGAGGCCTGAATgctaatgatttttaaaaagtgcTTACAGTTCACCAGTCTATATGCAGAAATGATATGTTCCGGTAAGGGGCAATATTTGCCACCTGGAACTGATTTCCAGGAGCAATTTATAAATCTTTTTAAGGgcgtttttatataataattttataatttataattaagtgCAAGAAATTTGAATGGTAACAGTATATAGTTTTATGATTGACTAAAGTCATTGGTTAAATTtgagcatttgaaaaaaaaaacaaatacatttaaaataccaTACTGTATGATTGAACAGTTTACAAACAAATAACACAAGTCTATTAAGAGGAGTCTATGCCTATTATACACTATTATGCACCTTATTAAAtgtatctgtttgtttgttttttcaaacgCTTAAATTTAACCAGTCGCTTCAATTAATCATGACGCTATATAGTGTTAACAGAAGCATGGCATTTGAGTTGATTTTCAGAGACTCTTTatgcaaaatcatgaaaaaatcaTTATTGTTGATTATTGCTTTTGATTATGTAATAATGATTATTCATTTTGGTTaacagtttttgtttattttctgtggggaaaaaggcatgTTAAATTCTGGCTATAACCACAAGCGAGAAAACTAGCGGAGgtctattttttgttgttgttaaagaaAACGATACATTTTTgatatagttttatttaaaaaaatttaaaccatTGCTCACCAATCTATTTAAGCCAAGATCCCTGAGCTATATCTAGATCTACGTATAGAAGATTTGATAGAAGAAGACTGCCCAGATTGTACTTCCAGTTTGAgggcttttattttgtagtttatttgGTGATGCATGCATCAGGATGTTTTGTGTCCAATTCAGATcctgtttttttaatttgtattttatcaaaataaacattGGCTAATTTGAAATGATCTCTAATACTAAAGATTTGAGAGTTGTCAGGATCTTGTTACGCATTTTTTAGGTGTTTACtgtgttttagtgtgtttttATGCAGGGTGGGTGCAGACTGGTTCAAGTCAAAAGAGTCTATACCCCAGCATTTATAATATTCAGTTTCCTAAATATGGTTTCGGTCAGCGGTGGATGGGGTATTACCTTAAACGCCTCTTTGCGCTGAAACTCCAGCTTGGCCATTTCCTCTCCGACCCAGCTGGGGATGTCTGGTATTGCCACATGAATGATATACTTCAGTAGTACTGCAAAGTGCTGCTCATGAGAGGAAAGAGAGACAGTAAAAGTCAAGTTCATGTGTTAGACAAGAAACTGAAAACAACAAGTCCTAACAATACAACAGCAAATCATAtaaagtcttaagtcactgggtaatatttgtagcaatagccaaaaatacattgtatgggtcaaaatgatttttcttttatgccaaaaatcattaggatattacgtaaagatcatgttccttgtagatattttgtacatttcctactgtaaatatattaaaacttaatgattaggaatatgcattgctaagaacttcatttgtatatttattcagtttatttgtTCTAGTGCTAACTAATGCataagggacagttcaccaaaatgaaaaaagaaaaagaaaaacttttgaCAAAACAATTGACAGtcttaaataaatactaaaagtggcaaaaacacacaacaaaatgacaattttttttacctacaattaaaatgaaaccagaaaataataaaaattgtaaacatataattaatctttttttttaacaataataatatctcAATGATAGTAAAATAGCACTGATGTGTATGTGCTTGAGTACCTCTAGAATGACGATGGAGATGATGGCCATCTCAGGACTAAGCCAGGGAAACAGTCTCTGTAGCTGCCCACACTGACCAATCAGATAGCAGTTCACTACGATGGCAATCAGACCCATGGCTTCCATCACTGTCTGTGCAATGATACAGGACTTTTACACAACCTCGTTGTATGAAAACACGCTTAGAACAGCATTAGATGAATATACAATGATTTTCGGAGTACTCCGTGTAGTCTTACCTGCCACTGGCCGATGCTGCAAACCCTCAGGCCGAAGGGTCTCTGGAGGCTGGTGCACAGTTTAAACGCGTCGCTCCGGATCTCAATGATATTGTTAATGAGGGCACACATGGCGGCCAATGGGAAGGCAGATGAAAAGAGCACCACATATCCAAACTGAACAAACATCTCCTGGTAGTCCTGAAAAGTGTCCTGGAAAGCAGTTTAGGGACATTTAGTTTTAGAGGTTCAGAGAAAGTATGTCAGTCAGAAGGATCTGGTAGTAGAACATCCATAATCTAGAACACAAGTACATTACAGAGACATTTGCCATAGAGCACTTCAACTGGAAGCCATTGtgttctgttttaaatattgtgaaagaaattatattttacactaatgaaaagtttttaaaaagtctcATGTTCAGCAAggttcaaaatacagtaaaagcattaatagtaacagtaatattgtgaaatagtatatGAAATAGGTTTGTGAAATAGGGTTtgtcttgcatgtaattatgcataatgtattgctattataatagtaagtacatttaacatgtgtaacaaggacaccttaaaataaagtgctttttagCTGGTGGAAATATTAGTGTTGTAATCATTTTGGTCAGCACTGTATATATTTGGTGTATTCTGACCTGGTACGTTTGCATGCAGCTCTCCATCTCGGCTTGTGTTAGCGTGTTGGTTTCTTGCTCCTCAGGAGGATCCATCCACGAATCTCTCTTGGTCTTACTGTCAGCCCTCTCTAAGCTCCGTCCCCTCTTCCTGAGCCTGACTGAAGTGCTGCTCTCCAGCGGCTCGGCTTTCAGCTCCTTCATCTCAGGAGCCCCGTTTTCATCCTCATCATCGCACATCTCGAAAACCGAGGAGGGATCCATGCCCCTCTCCACCATGGTGGGGCTTCCCTCCTCCAGGAAGCTGTCGTCCACGGGGCTGACGCAGCTGGCAGACTTGCGCTCTACCTTCTCAATGAAGCTGACTTTCCGTAGCTTCAAGCCACAATCGATGAAGCTCTCTGATTCGTTGTCTTCTTCGCTCGGCCTCTCGCCAGGCTCTGCCTCCACATCCTCATCCGGGACGCCACAGCCGCCGTTTAGACACTTGCGCTCTCGTCTCTCTTGAGGGCCCTCGTCCCCCATCTGTGGCCCACACAGGCCTGATCCGAGCACAGTGGGGTCGCTGGGTGAGACCTGCGCTCGTCCTGCTGCGAGCCGCCCGTACTTGAGCAGTGCAGACACCAGCAGCTCCCAAATGGCTCTCAGCGTCAGCTCACCCAATCGGTGCCGCTCGGCCAAATAGGGCTGTAGGACCTCCTTCATATTCTGCACAAACTGCCGGATGATCAGCAGAATGGCCAGCATCTGCAGCAAAAGTTACACATTGATATGACTATCCCAATTGTGCATGCTTCGGTTAACATGTGCATTCTGACTGCCATGTTAAATAAATTCTTTAGAAATACAGaaatacttaaatgtatttgaaatacacttACTTCATGCTAAGTGtactacaaatacattaaaagttgaagttaaaagTTTTCAGAATATGCAAAATGTTtaaccaaaataagagggatgcatgttattgtttatttagtactgacctgaataagatatttcaaataaaagatgtttacatacaGTCCACAAGAAAAATAATAgttgaatatataaaaattaccTAGTTTAAAAGCTTAATACTGTGTTGTTGCCTGAATGATACAcagctgtgtttttttgtttagcgatagttgttcatgagtcccttgttggtcctgaacagttcaactgcctgctgttccTCAGAAAAATCCATgcaaattctttggttttctagcatttttttgtatttgaaccctttccaacattGACTGTATGATTtggagatccatcttttcacacggAGGACAATTAAAGAACTCATatgcaactattacagaaggttcaaacattcactgatgctccagaaggaaaaatcATGCATTAAGAGCTGAGAAGGTGAAGACTTTTTCTATTTGAAGATCAGGGTAAATTTAACAGATTTTTGTCTTGTGGAAAACGTAAGTATCTTCTGCAGCTTttgaagggcagtactaaatgaaaaaatatgatatttaggcaaaataagaaagaaaggaACACATCTTCactttgttcaaaagttttgacCCCCCAATGTACACGGTAAAGTCTTTTAAATTTAACCATGACTCGCTTGCTGGTAAAACAAACTGTTTGTGGTAtagaagtgcatttattttagTTCTTTACCATTGGAAATTAATATAATGTgtaatgctgtcaaatgattaagcGTGATTAATtgcttccaaaataaaagtttttgtttacattatttgtgtgtgtgtattgtgtatatttattatttacttataaatacacacacatgcatgtatatatttaagaatttttttatttatatataatatcaattctatgaatataaatatatatatatatggaaatatttacaaaatatatagtatgtgtgtgcatttatatatatatatatatatatatatatatatatatatatataataaatatacacagtatacagaaCAAATAATGAgtctgatttactttttttttttttttaccaagattCGTTTCACCCCTGTTAAATatctaaattacatttaatgcattttattcaaatattccttgactgatagaaaaaaaaaactacatatttaaatataatgcatgCTTCTTTGATGATTCATGTTTCTGTGGTGTGGTTTTAGTAAGAAATGTAAAGCAGGTCCAGTCTGAGACCCTCACCTCTTTCAGACGCTCCATGTCTTTGAGGTAGAATCCAATATAGAAAAGGCTGAGATAAGAATTTACAAACTGAAACTGAGAAACAAAGAGAACATTTTAGAAACAAAACCAATACAGTGGTATGAAAAGGTTCAAAAAGTTATTTGTTGGTTTATTACTTACAAGAACCATTTTGATTATGAGATTTTTCTCATAGGCACTCTGGAGTCTGTAATTTTCTATGAGAAACAGCAGATTCAGATATTATTATTCACCTCACAGCTAGCCAGTGTTGATCTTCTTACTCATTCTCACTTCTGTATTTGGCTTCTGGAGGGCTGTATTCCCAAAATCCAGACCTTGTTACTTTCTACCTCTGACAAACTTTAAACCAAAATTTCCTGAGTTGCACAACTCTCccccataaaaattatttttattgcatacAGTGTTCATGAACACTTCAAATGATAAATGACCAGATATAAACTCCCATATGTCCTGTGACTCACCCATGTCATTTAGCCAGCAGGCGATCTTTCTGTACACCTCGTCACACGCCGTCACAGTGATGGCCAACATGATTTTAGGGATAAACCTTGCTACACGTGGAAGCTCCTTAATCCCCATCACAAATTCCTGCCAAACATCACTTCATTACAACTCACATTATAAGAACTGGTAATATGTAAATCTATATcaaattacttttgtttttatcATATATTACGGTAAaatgtatggaagcccatttctgccaaaaaggtaaaaaaaaaaaaaggtaatcttacaaaaaaaaaaatacaaaatttaacaCATAAATTCAGAATTTTTCTCTTGCCATTCTGAGtaaatatctcacaattttgacttataTAAACTCAACTGGAAGAAAAAAGTGTTAATTGTGGGAAGAAAAGTCTGAACTATACAGTAAGCTTGCAattaactttatttgttttttctcataattgtgtcAGAAAtgcaagataaaaagtcacaattcccttttttatttattaacatggtatctctttaattattttttaaccaCTTTCTTGCCTTtacttgtgtgtgagagagtgtagcTCACCTGAAGCTCAAAGCAGACGAGCATGGCCAGAAATACAAAGCAGAGGCATAATATACAGACAGGAAAGCTGACCAGCCATCTGAACACCCT from Carassius carassius chromosome 44, fCarCar2.1, whole genome shotgun sequence carries:
- the ano8b gene encoding anoctamin-8 isoform X1 yields the protein MMPDTAAAAASSTNSSSDSESSRHRHRAQGDAERPEQQQHSAAPQPTSAGVLDKLFGKRLLQAGRHIMSHKSWMKTVPTENCDVLMTFPDTTDDHTLLWLLNHIRLGIPELIIQIRHHKHTRMYAFFVTATYENLLRGAEEMGLQKAVKPEFGGGSRSFSCEEDYIYENIESELCFFTSQERQSIIKYWLDNLRAKHGEALHNIHFLEGQPIIPELRARGVIQQVFPLHEQRILGQLTKSWVQAVCEKQPLDDICDYFGVKIAMYFAWLGFYTTSMLYPAVIGFVLWMLTESDQTSRDICCVVFALFNVVWATLFLERWKRRGAELAYKWGTLDTPAESLEEPRPQFRGVKRCSPVTGCEEFYYPPWRRRVFRWLVSFPVCILCLCFVFLAMLVCFELQEFVMGIKELPRVARFIPKIMLAITVTACDEVYRKIACWLNDMENYRLQSAYEKNLIIKMVLFQFVNSYLSLFYIGFYLKDMERLKEMLAILLIIRQFVQNMKEVLQPYLAERHRLGELTLRAIWELLVSALLKYGRLAAGRAQVSPSDPTVLGSGLCGPQMGDEGPQERRERKCLNGGCGVPDEDVEAEPGERPSEEDNESESFIDCGLKLRKVSFIEKVERKSASCVSPVDDSFLEEGSPTMVERGMDPSSVFEMCDDEDENGAPEMKELKAEPLESSTSVRLRKRGRSLERADSKTKRDSWMDPPEEQETNTLTQAEMESCMQTYQDTFQDYQEMFVQFGYVVLFSSAFPLAAMCALINNIIEIRSDAFKLCTSLQRPFGLRVCSIGQWQTVMEAMGLIAIVVNCYLIGQCGQLQRLFPWLSPEMAIISIVILEHFAVLLKYIIHVAIPDIPSWVGEEMAKLEFQRKEAFKKHERQAQQHFQEQQRRKREEEERQRQAEYQARRDRDDGRSDSSGGDHHHDKSHSGKSRPGGGGGASGGEKPKRPSSLLGNNNVMKLKQIIPLQNKFSSGTARSPQSPTGNEPKLPGFLSFKFLKSPENKKEAAMASASAAPAPPVQERAERSQSPNKSFNPGKLFNFGKSEGGACVNGAQLSKPGDGGQVQDKPPTKSDLNGVPDEIPSPCGETGENASSSDSDPSGPKM
- the ano8b gene encoding anoctamin-8 isoform X2, yielding MNGFFSLLRGAEEMGLQKAVKPEFGGGSRSFSCEEDYIYENIESELCFFTSQERQSIIKYWLDNLRAKHGEALHNIHFLEGQPIIPELRARGVIQQVFPLHEQRILGQLTKSWVQAVCEKQPLDDICDYFGVKIAMYFAWLGFYTTSMLYPAVIGFVLWMLTESDQTSRDICCVVFALFNVVWATLFLERWKRRGAELAYKWGTLDTPAESLEEPRPQFRGVKRCSPVTGCEEFYYPPWRRRVFRWLVSFPVCILCLCFVFLAMLVCFELQEFVMGIKELPRVARFIPKIMLAITVTACDEVYRKIACWLNDMENYRLQSAYEKNLIIKMVLFQFVNSYLSLFYIGFYLKDMERLKEMLAILLIIRQFVQNMKEVLQPYLAERHRLGELTLRAIWELLVSALLKYGRLAAGRAQVSPSDPTVLGSGLCGPQMGDEGPQERRERKCLNGGCGVPDEDVEAEPGERPSEEDNESESFIDCGLKLRKVSFIEKVERKSASCVSPVDDSFLEEGSPTMVERGMDPSSVFEMCDDEDENGAPEMKELKAEPLESSTSVRLRKRGRSLERADSKTKRDSWMDPPEEQETNTLTQAEMESCMQTYQDTFQDYQEMFVQFGYVVLFSSAFPLAAMCALINNIIEIRSDAFKLCTSLQRPFGLRVCSIGQWQTVMEAMGLIAIVVNCYLIGQCGQLQRLFPWLSPEMAIISIVILEHFAVLLKYIIHVAIPDIPSWVGEEMAKLEFQRKEAFKKHERQAQQHFQEQQRRKREEEERQRQAEYQARRDRDDGRSDSSGGDHHHDKSHSGKSRPGGGGGASGGEKPKRPSSLLGNNNVMKLKQIIPLQNKFSSGTARSPQSPTGNEPKLPGFLSFKFLKSPENKKEAAMASASAAPAPPVQERAERSQSPNKSFNPGKLFNFGKSEGGACVNGAQLSKPGDGGQVQDKPPTKSDLNGVPDEIPSPCGETGENASSSDSDPSGPKM